From the Eleutherodactylus coqui strain aEleCoq1 chromosome 9, aEleCoq1.hap1, whole genome shotgun sequence genome, the window TTGCTACAAGACCCTCTGTCAGCGGCTTCTCCACACGGTGGGCCCGGACCTGCTGCGTTCCATTAAttgcagtgaagaggagagctggcggtggggggcactattagcacTGTACCCCCTGAACTGACGTCACTATCCTGCTACATGGGCGCTGCGGTATTCTCCATCAGCCCTGGTTTTATCATATGTACAGGCGTGTTCTCACAGGATGTCATTAGGTGAGATCTTACGTAGTGATCAGCCGTATGTATATCAGTTTGCCCCAAACCCGAAGGAAAAAGTTTTAACCACTTGTAGCTATTTCCATGTAAATCTATTTATTTGAGCATTACAACAATACCGCCTAGATGCTGCTTTATTGTGTTTGGTAAGAGCCCCGCTCCAGGCGTGTTTCAGGCCCCTTTGTGCCTCTAGTGCGGACGAGCCTCGTAGGGATGTAAGATGGTCTGCGTTGGGGTCAGACCCCTGCCGTGCCTCTGACGCACGCTGCAGCCGCCTCAAGCACCTGCTGGAGTAAGCTAATGCCTTTCATTTTCTCCAATGTCTTTTAGCAAAACCCGGCAGAAAGCTGACCTTCCTCTATCTGGCAAATGATGTGATTCAGAATAGCAAGAGGAAGGGGCCGGAGTTCACCAAGGACTTCGCACCCGTCATCGTGGACGCTTTCAAACACGTCTCCAGGTATTGCCagcttttttctttcctttttgagtACTTTTTATTCCTTAATTGTATATAATGCGCTCAGTTTTGCTAAAATACATAatgaagggaatctgtcagctggaacgcATCCTGTTATAGAGCCGCCAATATATAGTTGTATGGGAAACAGTCAGTAGAACTTGGGTTTTATTCATTTATGTATCTGCTCAtcggagctgaacagtccagtgggcggagctacaagtgATTGGCAGCTCTGTATGACTACACACAGTAAAGGTTGTcagtcactgatggctccgcccactggactgttcagctcagaataagcagatacataaatgaataaaacacaagttctacTGAGTCGTCCGCTCTATAACCTCATGCCTGCAGACTGGACAGCTGTTAGAGATGCCCTCTAGCCTTATCTGTCACCACTAGTCAAACCGCATCTTgtagccacagcagtaccccTCGATTACTAGAAACGTCACACACTCCCCCAGATGTCTGAGCAGGCCCCCTTCTTATGTGGGAACATCAGGCCCTACTTTTTCAGTAGACACAGCAAGTCCCTCGTCTCCCTCTagaggcacccccccccccccatgtaccaCCTGCACGGTGCCGCAGTACCCGTCTTCCTATAAACAAGCCATGCCGATCTGCTGCGCCCTGTGCACCCCCTGTGCCCATTCTGCTGTGCCCAATCTGCTGCGCCCTGTGCACCCCCTGTGCCTCCAATCTGCTGCGCCCTGTGCCTCCGATCTGCTGCGCCCGAGATCCGCTGCGCCATGTACGCCCCCTGTGCCCGAGATCCGCTGCGCCATGTATGCCCCCTGTGCCCGAGATCCGCTGCGCCATGTACGCCCCCTGTGCCCGATGGATTTTGTTGACTTACAGTAGAATCCATCGAGTTTCAATGAGGTTTTTTGATGTAAAGATGGCAGTGGGTACAGCAGTTTTTCCTCACTAATATGATGGAATCCGTGCCGCACACAGATGTAAATGCAACCCGAAGAAAGCCAATCTCCTGAAATATTAGAATATCTGTGGTGCAATGGGTTACTTTTTGCCTTATTTACATAGGGAAGCGGATGAAGGCTGCAAGAAGCACTTGGGTAGGGTGTTGTCAATTTGGGAAGAAAGGGCTGTGTATGAGAACGACATCCTGGATGACCTGAAGACGGCTCTGTGTAAGTAGAGGTTACTCCCTTGTTTACCAGTATCATGCAGGTGCTCCCCTGTAACCGCAGGCAGGTCACGGCTAATAGCCGGCGGCTGAACTAGCCATTCACGTCCAGGTGCTGACTGGCACTTAGCGTTGATCTGCATGCGGTTTTAGAGGATAAACTACATGTACAGGCACCTTTAACCAAGTACCAGGGGACATGGGATAgttacttatcacctatccatagggggCACACTTCCCCCTCATTGCATCCTGCCACCGTGACATGGAGattgactgaagtggcagcgagGAGCGACGTCCTGCTGTGAGCctgcgatactcgctcctgtgcaacaggcGCATTGGCGACTACTTTGTTCTCCATCTGGAGCCCTGTTACGGTCCTGCTCCCCTGTTCTGACTCTTCTAACTCCGTCATTCAGACTAAATATGTAATTAAGAGCCCATGCAGACAGGCGTGTTTTCGGTTTGTGCGCTGCCCACTTATCCCACGTCCTGTCAGCTGATAAGGctattcacatgggtgttttttaCAAGCACTATCGTAGCATGTCCTCCTCTTTATTGTCATGGGTGAGAGCCGTACATGCCGAAATCGAACACCACACACACCAGTGTCCGTGTGCTCTCCTGTGTGTTGCGCCTGATTGCTACGGGCAGCAGTGTAAATGCTGTTATTTATGCTCTTCTTCCTGTGCTTCCATGAATTAGAGAGCAGTCTGTAGAACACGAGGCAGGCTGTCAGGTGAATGATGCTTGACGGCGCGTCcctgtgtgctgttacataggagcgaGGATCGCTggcatggaggcggagcggccaATCGCCAAGATGGGCACCCATGAGTGCCTGATGTCTAATTGTTCTGTGTGCCATCAGTCTTGTCCTGGAATTATCagttttgtattctttttttttcaggtaaGATTTAGTTTAGTTTTGTGTTTTCTAACACATTGATCTTGTGTATCCAAGCAGTTTCACTAAACACTGTAGAAGATATTTACCTGGTGTGCTTAGTATTTTCTGGGGTGTCCATGTGGTCCACGACTGTTGGGGCGCCACAAACATGTCTGCCTGGCATTTGCCCAGATATGGATAGTTTAGCTCTATAAACACTAGTCTGCCATCATCCTGTAAATGCTTGAAAACTGTAGGtgagcttaaaggggtcgtcccggCACAGAGACTGGAACCGGCTCGGAGTTCTGGAAAAACATTCAAAACAAAGTCTTACTTTTCCCCATTTCTCCACCAGTCCTGTTCCAATGATGCGTGGTCTCCCACTACACCACAGGTGtcaaaacacaaggcccgcgggccgaatccggcccgccgcctcattttctgtggcccgccggctgtgcagtaagttccctcactcctccgtgctgctgtcagtaggctgTCCTCTCTCAGCTTGttttgtctagtgcagacagtaatagaggagtgccgatagcagactgacaacggccgcggaggagggaagatgactgcagagaacatgaatggcgtgcgggtgtatgcgcagaatggcgtgcgggtgtatgcgcagaatggcgtgcgggtgtatgcgcagaatgctgtgcgtcactggccactagggaggaccttattaccaatcgggccactgtggggtttacttttcctttactgtcttacaattagaatcgggcctttgaaggcaaccataagcctgatgtggccctcggtgaaaatcagTCTGACACCCCTGCACTACActatagccaatcactggctgcagctgtcatgtccCTGTTgtccgcagcatttttttttttttgcctgggtAACTCCTTTCAACAGCCAAGATATTGTAGTATATAATACAATGGCCTGCCAATAGGAAGATTACTCATATTTGTAACTTTGGTTTTAAAGATGgtgagaaaaagacaaaaaaacgtCCATATGAAGAAATAAAGCTTGACAaagatgaggatgatgatgaggatgAAGATTTATCGAAGATAACTCCAGAGGAACCACCACAGGTATTGCATGAGTTCTTGGTGGTCTTCAGTATGTAAATTCACGTTTCTGGTGTACAACTAAAAGTAGATGGACAATTAAATTACTGCTGccctttacttcctccctgctTACGTCCCCTGCAGGAGCAGCTTAACATTGAGAGAGCTAAAATAACCACGATGTCTCCTGGTGGATGCTTGCTGCAATAGCGGTAGAGGTTTTTCCCAACATATGCCCCCCCTAGGCTCCAATATAATGTATACTGCACAATATACTTGTTTTCTTGATTTCCCTTTCTAAAGTAGTGTAACCAAATATCTCTTACAGGAAAAAAACCACGCCAACATATCCCAGTCGGATGGGGGACAAATGGCCACACTTGGCCTGAGTTGGGTGAACGAAGCCTGTGGACATGTTTAATATATAAGCAGATATCTGGTGGGCACACCAAGCATATGCTGCACATGGTGGGAATGTTGCCCCGACACTAATACTGTAGCTTTGTGTCTGTAGAGCAGTCCTTCTCACCCCAGTTGGCAATACAATTACAAGGGTTCTCCGGGAGTggaccaatttaaaaaaaaaaaaggctaatgtATTAAAAGAATAAAAGCAGCATGCTGGCCCGCTCCTTCCCCAGCCCCGCAGAGCCGGCGCGGTAGGGGCATCACACACGGCAGGTTGTGCAGTCTTGTGTTCTGGGAATGCCCCAGTGTTGTACTTTGTGGAGGGCCTGAGAGGGCAGTCCGGGACTCAAAGATCCCATCAACAGTCCCAGCAGAATCAGTTCGGCCTGGACTACCTTTGCCATTGCCAGTACTTGATCTGCTTTCTCTCTTAGACAACAGATCTAATCCATGCGTTGCAAGAACTTGAGAATGCAGCTTGTGGAGATGCCGCTGTACACCAGAGGATAGGCTCCTTACCAGTGGAAGTACAAGATGTCTCACTTTTGGATAAAATCACTGGTGGGTGATTCTTTTACGAGAAGTATTAGCGGCTGGGACACTTTGGGCTGGCTCACGTCAAAGGATGTTGCTCTTATTTCTAGATAAAGCCTCTGGTGATCAACTGTCCAAGATGGTGGATGATGCCTGCATGCTCCTTGCCGATTACAATGGCAGATTAGCAGCAGAGATAGACGACCGTAAACAACTTACAAGAATGCTTTCAGACTTCCTGCGATCGCAGAAGGAGGTACTAGATGAAAAGGAACAGCAACTAGAAGTGCGTAACAATTTAACATTTTTCttctatctccccccccccccccccccccctgtatattGTCTTACATTCTAAAGGAACATATTTGAACTCCCATGTTTGTTTTAGGTATGAATTTCACAGGGAAGCAGTGGGCCAAGTTTAAAATATcctctatccactggatagggaataagtatATGATCAGTGTGGTCCAACTGATGGGACCCCCCCACTACCCCACACCAATCGTGAGAATGGGGATCCCATATGTCTCCATATCAATGGAGTAACAGTCAGGCATGTGAGCCGCTGGTCCATTCATCTGTATGGGACTGCCAGTGATTGCAGAGAACAATGCTCAGCAATCAACAGAGATGACTAGAATGATGGTGCCCATGCTCAACTTCTGCCTCATTCATAAgggaggacacaggacccccatcctCGTGATCTGTGGGAGTTCCCGtgttcagacccccactgatcagaagcTTCTTCCCcaccctgtggatagaggatacattttaaacttggcacaacccccttAAAGGTTGAAATGAAGAGTCATCTGTTTTAACTTCACATGTCTTTACCTCAATCGGCCATCTTAAGACCACCTGACTAGTGCTGCGTACGTCCCATTCGTGCCACCAAAACTGTTTTGACTCATCAAGGAATGGCCTCTGACTTGTATCTGGTACCGGTGCAAGAGCAGCAAATCCTTTTAAAGGGGAGTATTTAAGCGAATCCGCACTACATGTTAGTGGCAGAATCTGTCTAGAACAAATAAGTAATAATGCTGTGGAGGCAGCCCCTACCTCTGAAGCACTCTAGCGTCCCGCTCCTCCCCTGTTTGTCACGTTCCAGTTAGGAGGCTGATAATCACTCGGAGCAGCTTAAGATTTTTCCCAAAacctaaaggggttctgtcagcaaaggaagaaaaaattctatactcccctGTACCTCACCGGGCCGTTCACCAGACACCCCCTCGTCTTCCCATGTCCgtcctgcaggctgtatatggcagtgcagaagctggcaaagttccaggtCCGCAACTGCCACGATCACTGTCGGGCGGAAAGTAATTCTGCCCGGGTCAGTGGTTGGCACATGATGCGTCACTCCTACACCGGCCGTGTCTAACCGTCGGAGTCAACGGCGAATGTGCATTGGCGTGCATATTAACTtattcttccccacttctgccctattcagcaatttcaGCAACCTGATTGATTGTGTGGTGGATAGGTCaacccaatcaggttgctggaggtcacttctatggccagtgattggctgcaacaatcgcatgtcctggtcagcagcaaccaggaaggtcaGAGTGTTTGTGAAGCAAtattaagtaatgggaaaacccctttcatgCAGAGATTGGAGAGCATTTCAGAGAGAGGGAGTACCCCTCTAACAGTGGCATGCACCAATAACCTCCCCAAAGGTATGCTTAAAAAGCCTTGTCCTGCCTCTACCTAGTGCTTGTATCAGACCTTTTCCATCTAAACCCACAATTGCTTTATGTGATTGAAATCTGGAAAATTTGGTGGCCAAAGTCGACATTTTAAATTGTAACTGTGCTATCCAAAAATGTCTTCCATTTCATAGGGACATGTCAGAAGCTTTGATTGCCAGAGGTCTGGGTGCTGaaaccccactgatcactagaagaAATCAGCTGAAGTGCTCCTCAAAGCTGCTCACTAGTTACAGATGGCTCAATAGGACGTTTATTGGCCCACCTTAGctggtgatcagtggggtctcggcATCTGGACCTCTGATTGAAACGTATGACATGTCACAATTTTTTGAAAAGCAGAGTTTTAAACTGTCATGTTCTCAAACAATTGATGTACAGTTTTTACAACATGGCAGAGTCACTTCCTTTAGGTAATACTGTTGCCATTAAGGGTGTACTTCGTCTGAAACAATATGTAGGTAGGTGGCACGTTGTCAAAGTAACACCAACAAGGACACAAGGGTTTCCAGCAGAACATTGACCAGAGCTATACTATCCACCGACTTCATCTTTCAACAGTGTATCCTGGTGCCGTGGGAGCGGTATTCCTCAATGACAGTGGCCTCTTTAGACCTTCAATCCTGAGCCATTTTTCACTTTTGAATTTTCCTCCCTGCTTTTTAAATAaatcctaacttttttttttttgttgtgtccATATAGTCATCCAatggcttttttgttttttacggtaccatttaatgtaacatatcatgtactgaaaaaattaAAGTGGAGTGAAAGGGGGAAAAAGGTGTACTATATCCAGCCGCCCCAATTATTCTTTGACTCCGGGTGATGTCATTCACAGGTGTAGCACAAATTTCTTTTTCAGCTTTACCTCAAACAACTTTAACTTCTAAAAGTTAGCAGATTGCCTTATTTTCTcttctatcttggacctaattcttaccaacagggagggatggttgaggaagtaagagtggctgggaccttaggaggcagtgatcatgatatccttacaTTTTTGATAACAAGgggagaaaactcagacctcaaggctgGATTTtagaaagacagattttaatggacCCAGAAAAATGATAGGAAAGATTTAACGAAAGAAAAATATTTTATGAAATggaaagctgggggggggggggagaaatatctaaagaagagtataatgtagtctgcagaaactgtagggcaagtgtgagAAAAGCTAAGAATGAATTGAGGCTTTAAAGaggggccaaaagcaataaaaaggattgggggttcaaaagcaaaagaaaagtcaaggatgctattggatgcttacaggatgaaaatggtgaattggttaagaatgccgaacttttaaattcctattttgtatctgttttctctcagaaagtagatgtaacatcaactgatcttccctgtgctattaaaGGAATACAAGAatgtaggctatctataagcagagagatggcgagggaacacatagctaacttacatgaatctaagtctcaaggtccagatgaattacatcctaggatactaaaggaagcagccgaggtaattgctgaaccatttgCTGGAAGAAGATGATTGGaagagggcaaatgttgtccctatcttcaaaaaaagtgaagaaggtggagccaggaaactacaggcctgtgagcctgacttctataccgggaaaagcCTCTGAACACCTTATTAAAACTGCATGTATGCAAGTGCTTGGAGgataatggagtaattaacccgagccagcatgggtttgtaacaaacaagtcatgccagacgaatctaattttcttctgacagaatggttgatcagggaaatgcggtggatatagtatatcttgattttagtaaacCATTTGGCAAAGTCTCTCATacaatccttattgaaaaaagtattatatatgggattgacaaggcaactgctaggtgGATTTGCAGTTGGCTGAGGAATCATACTcggagtagtcataaatggctgcacatccaattggaagaatgtctcaagtcctaggcccagtggtgttcaacattccTGAAAAAGGTCTAGAGGAggtaattgaggggaaactgatcaaatttgtggaCTACAAAACTAGAAGGGCTGGCTAACAGTAGAGAAAAGAGCGAGGATtcaaaaagcttgaacagtgggcagcaaccaacaaaatggtatttagcaagccgaaatgcaaagtcctacatctgtacaagaaaaatgaaaaagcccatacagaatgggaggaattgggctaagtagcagtcaaaaagacttgggcatactaatagatcacagactgaacatgagtcaacaatgtgatgcagcagcgaaaaaggcaaacacaattctgggatgtattaagagaagcatagagtctagatcccatgaggtcattatcccctctactcttccttagtcagacctcatctggaatactgggtccagttctgggcaccccactttacaaaagacagacaaactggagcaagttcagagaagagttaccaagagggtgagcggtctgcaaatcatgaccTATGAGGAACGGACGTTGGGCTAAGATGATTTAGGGTGGTTCCACACCTGCACTCTGTTCAGGGAgctggaaaggggaatctctgtgGCCAAACGTCTCTGTCTTTGTTCAGaactgttcagttccgtcctgactccattgactataatcgggTCCGTAAGGTTCCCACGGGCCGGTTTTTGAACGGAAGAAAAACCGCTGCgtgtagcgctttttcttccagtattttgagctggatttgCAGCGAAACCTCCGTCTgcaggttccaatgcagatgtaaacTGGTCTTATTTAATCCTTCATTTAGCAGGGCTTTgaatccgatgaccctggaggtcgttTTCAACGTGACAATTCTATGCTAAAAGTGATGAGGGGAAGCTGAAGAAGATGATTTATGCTACACCTGTGATCGACGCTCTGCACCACAGAATAGTGGGTGCAGGTGAACTATAGATGCTGGAGGAATTAATGGTTGCTAAACACCAATGCATCCATTGTGCACAGCTTTGCATTGCAGCAGAAGCAGGACGCATCCCGACATTGAGGtaaattgtttgcttttcttGCACTTGAATCATGCAACtacaaataaaaatgtatttacgTTTTGCCCTGCTTTCCATCCGTGTAGTTTCATAGCGTGACACGTCAGCAATGTGGTGAAGCCTAGCACTAAATTAACTTGGACGCCCTGCATATATCCTCAATGACCACTTCAGTAGAGCCGTCCATCTAGTAGTGCCTTGGGCCCACTTTGGCCTTGGGATCTACTAGCTGTTGCAATCATTTTGCAGTAATGTTGGCTGATGTAGATTGTTTCTTGCAGTTGCTGCAGATTACTATTTTTGACATCCTCTTCTGCCCAAGAttggcagttttttgtttttgatacttgccccagctagtctagcacagaTGATCCTGCCTCTTTCTAAGCCGCTCAGATCGCTTAATTTTTATTTTCCAGTCTACTATGCagtcacactaaaactgatccaaggaaaacttgcactcttgattttttttctgcactctggggtcacttgcctaatttccatacagggaagcttcaGTTGTGAAAGGCCAGGTATCTCTAATAAGTTGGCCAGTGTGTATTGTATTTCACATATGTCTCATGATGAATTGCCTCCTTCAGGGAAAGACTGTGAGATACATACAAAATTCAGACCTATACTAGCCCCTTAATATATAGGCCAAAGCCCACCAACCCAGTGCACTTGTATTGGGTCAGGTGTGCATGAATTTAGCAACTGAgcagccattgaagtgaatgagcctGAAATACCAACCTTGGTCACTGAGCAATTGTTTAGAGCTCTCTGCTTCACTCCATAcacttaggccagattcacattaGCCGATTTGCATGGGCAAAATTTGCGTACGCAATGTGCAGAAAAtggaacccaatgatttcaag encodes:
- the RPRD1A gene encoding regulation of nuclear pre-mRNA domain-containing protein 1A isoform X4; translation: MSAFSEAALEKKLSELSNSQQSVQTLSLWLIHHRKHSRLIVCVWDRELRKAKPGRKLTFLYLANDVIQNSKRKGPEFTKDFAPVIVDAFKHVSREADEGCKKHLGRVLSIWEERAVYENDILDDLKTALYGEKKTKKRPYEEIKLDKDEDDDEDEDLSKITPEEPPQTTDLIHALQELENAACGDAAVHQRIGSLPVEVQDVSLLDKITDKASGDQLSKMVDDACMLLADYNGRLAAEIDDRKQLTRMLSDFLRSQKEVLDEKEQQLEGFESDDPGGRFQRDNSMLKVMRGS
- the RPRD1A gene encoding regulation of nuclear pre-mRNA domain-containing protein 1A isoform X5; this translates as MSAFSEAALEKKLSELSNSQQSVQTLSLWLIHHRKHSRLIVCVWDRELRKAKPGRKLTFLYLANDVIQNSKRKGPEFTKDFAPVIVDAFKHVSREADEGCKKHLGRVLSIWEERAVYENDILDDLKTALYGEKKTKKRPYEEIKLDKDEDDDEDEDLSKITPEEPPQTTDLIHALQELENAACGDAAVHQRIGSLPVEVQDVSLLDKITDKASGDQLSKMVDDACMLLADYNGRLAAEIDDRKQLTRMLSDFLRSQKEVLDEKEQQLECILVPWERYSSMTVASLDLQS
- the RPRD1A gene encoding regulation of nuclear pre-mRNA domain-containing protein 1A isoform X2, which codes for MSAFSEAALEKKLSELSNSQQSVQTLSLWLIHHRKHSRLIVCVWDRELRKAKPGRKLTFLYLANDVIQNSKRKGPEFTKDFAPVIVDAFKHVSREADEGCKKHLGRVLSIWEERAVYENDILDDLKTALYGEKKTKKRPYEEIKLDKDEDDDEDEDLSKITPEEPPQTTDLIHALQELENAACGDAAVHQRIGSLPVEVQDVSLLDKITDKASGDQLSKMVDDACMLLADYNGRLAAEIDDRKQLTRMLSDFLRSQKEVLDEKEQQLEEYKHKLARVSQVRKELRLRIQNLPDFSRLPNVTGSRVHLPYAGDLYNDD
- the RPRD1A gene encoding regulation of nuclear pre-mRNA domain-containing protein 1A isoform X6 gives rise to the protein MSAFSEAALEKKLSELSNSQQSVQTLSLWLIHHRKHSRLIVCVWDRELRKAKPGRKLTFLYLANDVIQNSKRKGPEFTKDFAPVIVDAFKHVSREADEGCKKHLGRVLSIWEERAVYENDILDDLKTALYGEKKTKKRPYEEIKLDKDEDDDEDEDLSKITPEEPPQTTDLIHALQELENAACGDAAVHQRIGSLPVEVQDVSLLDKITDKASGDQLSKMVDDACMLLADYNGRLAAEIDDRKQLTRMLSDFLRSQKEVLDEKEQQLETFPSWLWSC
- the RPRD1A gene encoding regulation of nuclear pre-mRNA domain-containing protein 1A isoform X7 — protein: MSAFSEAALEKKLSELSNSQQSVQTLSLWLIHHRKHSRLIVCVWDRELRKAKPGRKLTFLYLANDVIQNSKRKGPEFTKDFAPVIVDAFKHVSREADEGCKKHLGRVLSIWEERAVYENDILDDLKTALYGEKKTKKRPYEEIKLDKDEDDDEDEDLSKITPEEPPQTTDLIHALQELENAACGDAAVHQRIGSLPVEVQDVSLLDKITDKASGDQLSKMVDDACMLLADYNGRLAAEIDDRKQLTRMLSDFLRSQKEVLDEKEQQLE
- the RPRD1A gene encoding regulation of nuclear pre-mRNA domain-containing protein 1A isoform X3, which encodes MSAFSEAALEKKLSELSNSQQSVQTLSLWLIHHRKHSRLIVCVWDRELRKAKPGRKLTFLYLANDVIQNSKRKGPEFTKDFAPVIVDAFKHVSREADEGCKKHLGRVLSIWEERAVYENDILDDLKTALYGEKKTKKRPYEEIKLDKDEDDDEDEDLSKITPEEPPQTTDLIHALQELENAACGDAAVHQRIGSLPVEVQDVSLLDKITDKASGDQLSKMVDDACMLLADYNGRLAAEIDDRKQLTRMLSDFLRSQKEVLDEKEQQLEQGFESDDPGGRFQRDNSMLKVMRGS
- the RPRD1A gene encoding regulation of nuclear pre-mRNA domain-containing protein 1A isoform X1, which codes for MSAFSEAALEKKLSELSNSQQSVQTLSLWLIHHRKHSRLIVCVWDRELRKAKPGRKLTFLYLANDVIQNSKRKGPEFTKDFAPVIVDAFKHVSREADEGCKKHLGRVLSIWEERAVYENDILDDLKTALYGEKKTKKRPYEEIKLDKDEDDDEDEDLSKITPEEPPQTTDLIHALQELENAACGDAAVHQRIGSLPVEVQDVSLLDKITDKASGDQLSKMVDDACMLLADYNGRLAAEIDDRKQLTRMLSDFLRSQKEVLDEKEQQLEKVDVTSTDLPCAIKGIQECRLSISREMAREHIANLHESKSQGPDELHPRILKEAAEQGFESDDPGGRFQRDNSMLKVMRGS